A single genomic interval of Rhododendron vialii isolate Sample 1 chromosome 3a, ASM3025357v1 harbors:
- the LOC131320926 gene encoding protein SMAX1-LIKE 4-like isoform X2: MRTGALTVHQTLTSEAASILKHSLTLARRRGHSQVTPLHVATTLLSSRASLDLKRACLKSQLPPHHHQTSVPLHCRALELCFNVALNRLPTTPSPLLHSQQPSLSNALIAALKRAQAHQRRGCIENQQNQQQPLLAIKVELEQLILSILDDPSVSRVMREAGFSSTAVKSNLEDSVFHSVCGGGAGVYSTPSSPSPPEISHREISNFWQTHFLNFNPEQNPLFFSPQKKLFFAESVKEEDIKLVLEVLCRKNKKRNTVIVGDSLSITEAVVEELMVRVEKGDVPGELKSAHFIKFQFTSAPLRLMKREEVEQNISDLKRKVDGLTSGGERVIIYTGDLKWTVETRVNSDIGRGDISGYDPVDHLVAGIGRLVSEYSNLNSRVWLMGTANYETYIKCQMKQPSLEIQWSLQAVSVPSGGLGLSLHATSGHESRLPFSDIQSQVLETKPSFTGKEELEKLRCCAECTSKFETEASLYKSSCNTKDMDKGSTQLPHWLQSQGTKEHQKDDLVELRRKWNRMCHSQHQGRNLQNNASSFLLGNQSLSGKNYYTYAASHTWSPNLNSKFPDSNSISFAHSTSKPIPTATPLARFRRQQSCHIEFSFSNGDYQKHPSLEPNLDSLKKTEGKEVKITLALGNSQLANTDKLVERRSKICKKLQENVPWQSEIIPSMVEALIESKPGKRGIWLMIEGNDWIGKRRLARVIAESVLGSTDFLFQMNMGEETEGKVRLERALNDRKKLLVLVENVDLADTQFMKFLGDGFETGKFGESREKGADDGEAIFILTKGEFGKDLHSVIPMKLEVSGKLPNSDNKRKAGWDFPDKAKSPRIDGKENEKTEKEFTRQLSSNKLDLNMKAEDEDNENEAKTGYVSPISSDLSHESKNPHGFLEVIKNRYIWNWDSARESQVKEMTLSKIRGCFEEVNESEGLNCQFDVEERVIEEVLVGFGSFLENLFEKWLKEVFRSNLQTVKIGGKEEGKKSVRLCLGEGNEESSGFMGSSLPMKIQVSFVG; this comes from the exons ATGCGAACAGGGGCTCTTACAGTGCACCAGACCCTCACTTCAGAGGCTGCTTCAATACTGAAGCACTCTCTCACGCTAGCCAGAAGGAGAGGCCATTCTCAGGTCACTCCACTCCATGTAGCCACCACTCTTCTCAGCTCCAGAGCAAGTCTTGACCTCAAAAGGGCTTGTCTCAAATCCCAATTACCCCCTCACCACCACCAAACCTCAGTCCCTCTCCATTGCAGAGCTCTTGAGCTCTGCTTCAATGTGGCTCTCAACAGGCTCCCAACAACTCCTTCCCCTCTCCTCCATTCCCAACAGCCTTCTCTCTCTAATGCTCTCATTGCTGCTCTGAAAAGAGCACAAGCTCATCAGAGAAGGGGCTGCATTGAAAACCAGCAAAACCAGCAGCAACCCCTTTTGGCCATTAAAGTGGAATTAGAGCAGCTCATTTTGTCTATCTTAGATGACCCTAGTGTTAGTAGGGTTATGAGGGAAGCTGGGTTCTCTAGCACAGCTGTGAAAAGCAATTTAGAGGACTCAGTTTTCCACTcagtttgtggtggtggtgctggGGTTTATTCTACTCCTTCTTCCCCTTCTCCACCTGAAATTAGCCATAGAGAAATCAGTAACTTTTGGCAAACCCATTTCTTGAATTTCAATCCTGagcaaaacccacttttcttttcccctCAAAAGAAGCTCTTCTTTGCGGAATctgtaaaagaagaagatatcaAGTTGGTTTTGGAGGTGTTGTGTAGGAAGAATAAGAAGAGGAATACTGTCATAGTTGGGGACTCTTTGTCCATAACTGAAGCTGTTGTTGAAGAATTAATGGTAAGGGTGGAGAAGGGAGATGTTCCTGGTGAACTGAAATCAGCACATTTCATCAAATTTCAGTTCACGTCAGCTCCCCTGAGGTTGATGAAAAGAGAGGAAGTGGAGCAGAACATTTCAGACCTGAAAAGGAAGGTGGATGGTCTCACATctggaggagagagagtcaTTATCTATACAGGTGACTTGAAATGGACAGTTGAGACAAGAGTTAATAGTGATATCGGGAGAGGAGATATTAGTGGGTATGATCCAGTTGATCATCTAGTTGCAGGTATAGGAAGGTTGGTTTCTGAATATAGCAATTTAAACAGCAGGGTTTGGTTAATGGGAACTGCAAATTACGAAACCTACATAAAGTGCCAGATGAAGCAGCCTTCTCTTGAAATTCAATGGTCTCTTCAAGCTGTTTCTGTTCCATCTGGTGGGCTTGGTTTGAGTCTTCATGCTACTAG TGGGCATGAGTCAAGGCTACCCTTCTCAGATATCCAATCTCAAGTGCTGGAAACAAAGCCTTCTTTCACTGGAAAAGAGGAACTAGAAAAGCTCAGATGCTGTGCAGAATGCACCTCCAAATTTGAAACAGAAGCTTCACTGTACAAAAGCTCTTGCAACACTAAGGACATGGACAAGGGTTCAACCCAATTGCCCCACTGGCTACAATCACAAGGCACAAAAGAGCATCAAAAG GATGATTTGGTTGAGTTGAGGAGAAAATGGAACAGAATGTGCCACAGCCAGCATCAAGGCAGGAATCTTCAGAACAATGCAAGCTCTTTTTTACTCGGAAATCAAAGCTTAAGCGGAAAGAACTATTACACCTATGCAGCATCACATACATGGTCCCCTAATCTAAACAGCAAATTTCCAGACTCGAATTCGATCTCTTTTGCCCACTCAACCTCAAAGCCTATCCCAACCGCAACACCTCTGGCTCGGTTCAGACGCCAACAATCATGTCACATAGAATTCAGTTTCAGTAATGGGGATTATCAGAAGCACCCGTCTCTGGAGCCAAACTTGGATTCTCTTAAGAAAACTGAAGGAAAGGAAGTGAAAATCACGCTTGCTCTCGGAAATTCCCAATTGGCTAATACTGATAAATTGGTGGAAAGGAGAAGCAAAATATGTAAGAAGCTGCAAGAAAATGTGCCCTGGCAATCCGAAATAATTCCTTCGATGGTAGAAGCTTTGATCGAATCCAAACCTGGTAAGAGAGGGATTTGGTTAATGATTGAGGGGAATGATTGGATAGGAAAGAGAAGATTGGCACGAGTGATTGCAGAATCAGTTTTAGGGTCAActgattttcttttccaaatgAACATGGGAGAAGAAACAGAAGGTAAGGTGAGACTTGAAAGAGCCTTGAATGATCGTAAAAAACTTCTTGTTTTggtggaaaatgttgatttggccGATACCCAATTCATGAAATTTCTTGGTGATGGATTTGAAACTGGAAAATTTGGAGAATCAAGGGAAAAGGGGGCAGATGATGGTGAAGCAATATTCATCCTAACAAAGGGTGAATTTGGAAAAGACCTGCATTCTGTTATCCCAATGAAACTGGAAGTCAGTGGAAAACTTCCAAATTCTGATAACAAGAGGAAAGCTGGGTGGGATTTCCCAGACAAGGCCAAGAGTCCGAGAATCGACggtaaagaaaatgagaaaaccGAAAAAGAGTTCACAAGGCAGTTGAGCTCCAACAAACTTGATCTGAACATGAAAGCTGAAGATGAGGACAACGAAAATGAAGCCAAAACCGGATATGTCAGCCCCATTTCGAGTGATTTAAGTCATGAATCTAAAAACCCACATGGGTTCCTCGAAGTGATCAAGAACAGGTACATTTGGAACTGGGATTCGGCCCGCGAGAGCCAGGTGAAAGAGATGACCTTGTCCAAGATCAGAGGGTGCTTTGAAGAAGTGAATGAGAGTGAAGGGCTGAATTGTCAATTTGATGTAGAAGAGAGGGTGATAGAGGAGGTTTTAGTTGGGTTTGGGTCTTTTCTCGAGAACCTGTTTGAAAAATGGTTGAAAGAAGTTTTCCGAAGTAACTTGCAAACGGTCAAAATTGGCGGGAAGGAGGAGGGCAAGAAGAGTGTTAGGCTGTGTTTGGGGGAAGGGAATGAAGAGAGTAGTGGGTTTATGGGTTCAAGTCTCCCCATGAAAATCCAAGTCTCCTTTGTGGGTTGA
- the LOC131320926 gene encoding protein SMAX1-LIKE 4-like isoform X1, whose protein sequence is MRTGALTVHQTLTSEAASILKHSLTLARRRGHSQVTPLHVATTLLSSRASLDLKRACLKSQLPPHHHQTSVPLHCRALELCFNVALNRLPTTPSPLLHSQQPSLSNALIAALKRAQAHQRRGCIENQQNQQQPLLAIKVELEQLILSILDDPSVSRVMREAGFSSTAVKSNLEDSVFHSVCGGGAGVYSTPSSPSPPEISHREISNFWQTHFLNFNPEQNPLFFSPQKKLFFAESVKEEDIKLVLEVLCRKNKKRNTVIVGDSLSITEAVVEELMVRVEKGDVPGELKSAHFIKFQFTSAPLRLMKREEVEQNISDLKRKVDGLTSGGERVIIYTGDLKWTVETRVNSDIGRGDISGYDPVDHLVAGIGRLVSEYSNLNSRVWLMGTANYETYIKCQMKQPSLEIQWSLQAVSVPSGGLGLSLHATSGHESRLPFSDIQSQVLETKPSFTGKEELEKLRCCAECTSKFETEASLYKSSCNTKDMDKGSTQLPHWLQSQGTKEHQKPSDTVKPNIPVEDDLVELRRKWNRMCHSQHQGRNLQNNASSFLLGNQSLSGKNYYTYAASHTWSPNLNSKFPDSNSISFAHSTSKPIPTATPLARFRRQQSCHIEFSFSNGDYQKHPSLEPNLDSLKKTEGKEVKITLALGNSQLANTDKLVERRSKICKKLQENVPWQSEIIPSMVEALIESKPGKRGIWLMIEGNDWIGKRRLARVIAESVLGSTDFLFQMNMGEETEGKVRLERALNDRKKLLVLVENVDLADTQFMKFLGDGFETGKFGESREKGADDGEAIFILTKGEFGKDLHSVIPMKLEVSGKLPNSDNKRKAGWDFPDKAKSPRIDGKENEKTEKEFTRQLSSNKLDLNMKAEDEDNENEAKTGYVSPISSDLSHESKNPHGFLEVIKNRYIWNWDSARESQVKEMTLSKIRGCFEEVNESEGLNCQFDVEERVIEEVLVGFGSFLENLFEKWLKEVFRSNLQTVKIGGKEEGKKSVRLCLGEGNEESSGFMGSSLPMKIQVSFVG, encoded by the exons ATGCGAACAGGGGCTCTTACAGTGCACCAGACCCTCACTTCAGAGGCTGCTTCAATACTGAAGCACTCTCTCACGCTAGCCAGAAGGAGAGGCCATTCTCAGGTCACTCCACTCCATGTAGCCACCACTCTTCTCAGCTCCAGAGCAAGTCTTGACCTCAAAAGGGCTTGTCTCAAATCCCAATTACCCCCTCACCACCACCAAACCTCAGTCCCTCTCCATTGCAGAGCTCTTGAGCTCTGCTTCAATGTGGCTCTCAACAGGCTCCCAACAACTCCTTCCCCTCTCCTCCATTCCCAACAGCCTTCTCTCTCTAATGCTCTCATTGCTGCTCTGAAAAGAGCACAAGCTCATCAGAGAAGGGGCTGCATTGAAAACCAGCAAAACCAGCAGCAACCCCTTTTGGCCATTAAAGTGGAATTAGAGCAGCTCATTTTGTCTATCTTAGATGACCCTAGTGTTAGTAGGGTTATGAGGGAAGCTGGGTTCTCTAGCACAGCTGTGAAAAGCAATTTAGAGGACTCAGTTTTCCACTcagtttgtggtggtggtgctggGGTTTATTCTACTCCTTCTTCCCCTTCTCCACCTGAAATTAGCCATAGAGAAATCAGTAACTTTTGGCAAACCCATTTCTTGAATTTCAATCCTGagcaaaacccacttttcttttcccctCAAAAGAAGCTCTTCTTTGCGGAATctgtaaaagaagaagatatcaAGTTGGTTTTGGAGGTGTTGTGTAGGAAGAATAAGAAGAGGAATACTGTCATAGTTGGGGACTCTTTGTCCATAACTGAAGCTGTTGTTGAAGAATTAATGGTAAGGGTGGAGAAGGGAGATGTTCCTGGTGAACTGAAATCAGCACATTTCATCAAATTTCAGTTCACGTCAGCTCCCCTGAGGTTGATGAAAAGAGAGGAAGTGGAGCAGAACATTTCAGACCTGAAAAGGAAGGTGGATGGTCTCACATctggaggagagagagtcaTTATCTATACAGGTGACTTGAAATGGACAGTTGAGACAAGAGTTAATAGTGATATCGGGAGAGGAGATATTAGTGGGTATGATCCAGTTGATCATCTAGTTGCAGGTATAGGAAGGTTGGTTTCTGAATATAGCAATTTAAACAGCAGGGTTTGGTTAATGGGAACTGCAAATTACGAAACCTACATAAAGTGCCAGATGAAGCAGCCTTCTCTTGAAATTCAATGGTCTCTTCAAGCTGTTTCTGTTCCATCTGGTGGGCTTGGTTTGAGTCTTCATGCTACTAG TGGGCATGAGTCAAGGCTACCCTTCTCAGATATCCAATCTCAAGTGCTGGAAACAAAGCCTTCTTTCACTGGAAAAGAGGAACTAGAAAAGCTCAGATGCTGTGCAGAATGCACCTCCAAATTTGAAACAGAAGCTTCACTGTACAAAAGCTCTTGCAACACTAAGGACATGGACAAGGGTTCAACCCAATTGCCCCACTGGCTACAATCACAAGGCACAAAAGAGCATCAAAAG CCTTCCGATACTGTTAAACCCAACATACCAGTGGAG GATGATTTGGTTGAGTTGAGGAGAAAATGGAACAGAATGTGCCACAGCCAGCATCAAGGCAGGAATCTTCAGAACAATGCAAGCTCTTTTTTACTCGGAAATCAAAGCTTAAGCGGAAAGAACTATTACACCTATGCAGCATCACATACATGGTCCCCTAATCTAAACAGCAAATTTCCAGACTCGAATTCGATCTCTTTTGCCCACTCAACCTCAAAGCCTATCCCAACCGCAACACCTCTGGCTCGGTTCAGACGCCAACAATCATGTCACATAGAATTCAGTTTCAGTAATGGGGATTATCAGAAGCACCCGTCTCTGGAGCCAAACTTGGATTCTCTTAAGAAAACTGAAGGAAAGGAAGTGAAAATCACGCTTGCTCTCGGAAATTCCCAATTGGCTAATACTGATAAATTGGTGGAAAGGAGAAGCAAAATATGTAAGAAGCTGCAAGAAAATGTGCCCTGGCAATCCGAAATAATTCCTTCGATGGTAGAAGCTTTGATCGAATCCAAACCTGGTAAGAGAGGGATTTGGTTAATGATTGAGGGGAATGATTGGATAGGAAAGAGAAGATTGGCACGAGTGATTGCAGAATCAGTTTTAGGGTCAActgattttcttttccaaatgAACATGGGAGAAGAAACAGAAGGTAAGGTGAGACTTGAAAGAGCCTTGAATGATCGTAAAAAACTTCTTGTTTTggtggaaaatgttgatttggccGATACCCAATTCATGAAATTTCTTGGTGATGGATTTGAAACTGGAAAATTTGGAGAATCAAGGGAAAAGGGGGCAGATGATGGTGAAGCAATATTCATCCTAACAAAGGGTGAATTTGGAAAAGACCTGCATTCTGTTATCCCAATGAAACTGGAAGTCAGTGGAAAACTTCCAAATTCTGATAACAAGAGGAAAGCTGGGTGGGATTTCCCAGACAAGGCCAAGAGTCCGAGAATCGACggtaaagaaaatgagaaaaccGAAAAAGAGTTCACAAGGCAGTTGAGCTCCAACAAACTTGATCTGAACATGAAAGCTGAAGATGAGGACAACGAAAATGAAGCCAAAACCGGATATGTCAGCCCCATTTCGAGTGATTTAAGTCATGAATCTAAAAACCCACATGGGTTCCTCGAAGTGATCAAGAACAGGTACATTTGGAACTGGGATTCGGCCCGCGAGAGCCAGGTGAAAGAGATGACCTTGTCCAAGATCAGAGGGTGCTTTGAAGAAGTGAATGAGAGTGAAGGGCTGAATTGTCAATTTGATGTAGAAGAGAGGGTGATAGAGGAGGTTTTAGTTGGGTTTGGGTCTTTTCTCGAGAACCTGTTTGAAAAATGGTTGAAAGAAGTTTTCCGAAGTAACTTGCAAACGGTCAAAATTGGCGGGAAGGAGGAGGGCAAGAAGAGTGTTAGGCTGTGTTTGGGGGAAGGGAATGAAGAGAGTAGTGGGTTTATGGGTTCAAGTCTCCCCATGAAAATCCAAGTCTCCTTTGTGGGTTGA